From a region of the Besnoitia besnoiti strain Bb-Ger1 chromosome I, whole genome shotgun sequence genome:
- a CDS encoding mitotic checkpoint protein, BUB3 family protein (encoded by transcript BESB_007000) — MSIDLRHEPRDSISSLCYGPYHAKSVLAATAWDKTLRIYDVDANEQLHKFEFEAPLLDACFLADGSKVVVGGLDKQVSICDLQTEKVVPLGSHAGAVKHCRFHALTNVVYTAGWDGVVKAWDARMPQSMPIGQGQLHGKAFAMDNSDTYLVVADSKKRTYIYDLRQGPQGLASPDFRDQILKYQIRSLRCFPNGSGFAASSIEGRVAWEYFDPNPEVQSKKYAFKCHRLKEGTGEVACPVNALSFHPRYGTFATGGSDGGVSVWDGQSKKRLWRLPAFSTSVAALAFNPSGNQLAIGISYLYEKGPMSSAPAPQIVVRFVKDEDVRPKALQA; from the exons ATGTCCATCGACCTGCGGCacgagccgcgcgacagcATCTCTTCACTCTGCTATGGGCCTTACCACGCGAAGAGCGTCCTGGCTGCGACAGCGTGGGACAAG ACCTTGCGCATCTACGATGTCGACGCTAACGAGCAGCTGCACAAATTCGAGTTCGAGGCTCCGCTCTTGGACGCGTGCTTCTTAGCCGACGGCTCCAAAGTCGTCGTTGGCGGCCTGGATAAACAAGTTTCCATCTGCGACTTGCAGACCGAGAAAGTCGTCCCCCTGGGCTCGCACGCTGGAGCCGTCAAGCACTGCAGATTCCACGCTCTCACAA ACGTTGTCTACACTGCGGGGTGGGACGGCGTCGTGAAGGCGTGGGACGCGCGCATGCCGCAGTCGATGCCGATTGGTCAGGGGCAGCTTCACGGAAAAGCTTTCGCAATGGACAACAGCGACACCTACCTGGTCGTCGCCGACTCGAAGAAACGC ACTTACATCTACGATCTTCGCCAAGGACCTCAGGGCCTTGCGTCGCCCGACTTCCGAGA CCAAATCCTCAAGTACCAGATtcggtctctgcgctgctttCCGAACGGCTCGGGCTTCGCCGCATCGTCGATTGAAGGCCGCGTTGCGTGGGAGTACTTCGACCCG aaCCCGGAGGTGCAGTCCAAGAAGTACGCATTTAAGTGCCACAGACTCAAGG AGGGGACTGGCGAGGTTGCCTGCCCCGTGAACGCTCTCTCCTTCCATCCACG CTACGGCACCTTCGCGACTGGAGGCTCGGACGGAGGCGTCTCCGTGTGGGATGGCCAGAGCAAGaagcgcctctggcggcttCCTGCCTTTTCCACGAG tgtggcggcgctggcgttcAACCCAAGCGGGAATCAGCTGGCGATCGGCATTTCTTATCTCTACGAGAAGGGCCCGATGTCTTCAGCCCCAGCTCCGCAAATCGTCGTTCGCTTCGTGAAAGACGAAGATGTGCGCCccaaggcgctgcaggcttAA
- a CDS encoding hypothetical protein (encoded by transcript BESB_006990) has protein sequence MLVDQRYNTGSKPVQCRGYRPEEVTGARAISAPQRPRRGLRTLLRGPDLFKTAHLGAKGYPYGLLFWLEALISSLSLNGCYGMPNSGEDPK, from the exons ATGCTGGTCGATCAGCGCTACAACACAGGCTCAAAGCCTGTGCAATGTCGTGGCTACCGCCCGGAAGAGGTGACCGGGGCCCGCGCCATCAGCGCGCcacagcgcccgcgccgggggCTGCGGACGCTATTGAGAGGGCCGGACCTCTTCAAAACCGCTCATCTCGGTGCGAAGGGGTATCCTTACG GGTTACTGTTCTGGCTTGAGGCACTGatttcctcgctctccttgAACGGGTGCTACGGCATGCCAAACAGCGGCGAGGACCCGAAGtag
- a CDS encoding microneme protein MIC8 (encoded by transcript BESB_006970) gives MKARNACCSVALYMVLAAFLRRETRDLSVSALRQQDSQTALLGEDDDPSEPEDPNSWICRISKGFDACGSRGYAGLDGMTGTYCPDGFCCSKTACFGTCGSWCHDNWALCSSSVVYHPEYSYGNCNCKRMQEKCHANAGCVHVNRDNGGAYCKCNDGYWGDGKTCKIDFCRFNPCGEGTCIRTDDAYKCECPPTHKLVGEEGKQTCQEKPNFCLAEPCGPASMVEKCVNHDETYECICKQGYEVRNRRCEEVDLCADSPCGPAEAVHQCVTEKLPRLIYRCTCKAGYDLITLPDGISEKCVKNWCYDEPCGSRERVKSCSSKAHGYSCLCKEGAEVEVVEGNEKCVKADLCRNDPCGPQEAVAQCYTQGSTYKCLCNTGYTEVPVNGKNTCQRGDPCTLNMCGGSEAVQECTTDGLSYACTCMPGYSIAIKHGKKVCVHENECAAHCGSAAAVKTCEVLDDGTYQCTCNPGYVMRYRGEEKSCVHGDPCSLNPCGAVEAVRSCTVDGDSYDCECNTGFVRRRLPDGKPICADPASCVGNPCGSSDSVEACIAGTTGYTCRCKEGYTAQSVATQLQCIPEVSAGGSHGSEESKEENTSGASNLTIAGGVIGGLVLFGLAAGGLIYARNKRGSGDDDEDALPPRASAPFVQGPAAMDEHTWAPSISMAPAPAGMVSPHPPGAALHGGRRVSGAQWG, from the coding sequence ATGAAAGCTAGGAATGCATGTTGCTCTGTAGCGTTGTATATGGTCTTAGCCGCTTTTCtccggagagagacgcgcgacctGTCAGTTTCAGCACTCCGGCAGCAGGATAGCCAGACTGCGCTTCTCGGTGAGGACGATGATCCTTCGGAGCCAGAAGATCCGAACTCGTGGATATGCCGTATATCCAAAGGCTTCGATGCATGTGGTAGCAGGGGATATGCGGGGCTCGACGGGATGACAGGAACATACTGCCCGGATGGATTCTGTTGTAGTAAAACAGCGTGCTTCGGCACCTGCGGAAGCTGGTGCCACGACAACTGGGCTCTGTGCAGTTCGTCGGTGGTGTATCACCCTGAGTATAGTTACGGGAACTGTAACTGTAAGCGGATGCAAGAAAAATGCCACGCGAACGCTGGATGCGTGCACGTGAACAGAGACAACGGAGGTGCGTATTGCAAGTGCAATGATGGGTACTGGGGAGATGGGAAGACATGCAAAATCGATTTCTGTCGATTCAATCCTTGCGGAGAGGGCACATGCATTAGAACGGATGATGCATACAAGTGCGAATGCCCTCCGACGCACAAGCTCGTGGGCGAGGAAGGGAAACAGACGTGCCAGGAGAAGCCAAACTTTTGCCTTGCGGAGCCCTGCGGTCCAGCATCTATGGTTGAAAAATGCGTGAACCACGACGAGACTTACGAATGCATATGCAAGCAGGGATACGAGGTCAGAAACCGTCGGTGCGAAGAAGTCGACCTATGCGCTGACTCGCCATGCGGTCCAGCAGAAGCAGTGCACCAGTGCGTAACTGAGAAGCTACCAAGACTGATTTACCGGTGTACCTGCAAGGCGGGATACGATCTGATCACTTTGCCCGACGGAATCTCTGAGAAGTGTGTCAAAAATTGGTGTTACGACGAACCTTGCGGTTCTCGGGAAAGAGTAAAAAGCTGTAGTTCAAAGGCGCACGGATACTCTTGCCTGTGTAAAGAAGGAGCGGAGGTCGAAGTAGTAGAAGGAAATGAGAAGTGCGTCAAAGCAGATTTGTGCCGCAATGATCCCTGTGGTCCACAGGAAGCCGTGGCGCAGTGCTACACTCAGGGTTCCACTTACAAGTGCTTATGCAACACGGGCTACACGGAAGTGCCTGTAAATGGAAAGAACACGTGTCAGAGAGGCGATCCTTGTACCTTGAATATGTGCGGCGGCTCCGAGGCTGTCCAGGAGTGCACAACGGATGGATTATCGTACGCGTGCACTTGCATGCCAGGATATTCAATAGCAATCAAGCACGGAAAGAAGGTGTGCGTCCACGAGAACGAGTGTGCCGCTCACTGCGGGTCGGCAGCCGCAGTGAAGACCTGCGAAGTACTTGATGATGGTACGTACCAATGTACTTGCAATCCCGGGTACGTTATGCGGTATAGAGGTGAAGAGAAATCATGTGTGCATGGGGATCCGTGTTCCCTCAATCCATGTGGGGCAGTGGAAGCAGTACGGAGCTGCACCGTTGACGGGGATAGCTACGATTGCGAGTGCAACACCGGCTTCGTCAGAAGAAGGCTGCCTGATGGGAAGCCAATCTGTGCAGATCCAGCAAGCTGCGTGGGAAACCCGTGCGGGAGCTCGGATAGTGTTGAGGCATGCATTGCCGGCACAACAGGGTACACATGCCGGTGTAAAGAAGGGTACACAGCGCAGTCAGTTGCTACACAGCTGCAGTGTATTCCAGAAGTGTCTGCGGGCGGCAGCCATGGATCGGAAGAATCGAAGGAGGAGAACACCAGCGGGGCGTCAAATTTAACTATCGCCGGAGGGGTGATAGGGGGTTTGGTCCTTTTTGGTCTTGCCGCCGGAGGATTGATTTATGCAAGGAACaaaagaggaagcggagatgATGATGAAGATGCGTTACCGCCccgggcctccgcgccgttcGTCCAGGGGCCAGCAGCAATGGATGAGCACACTTGGGCACCTTCGATTAGTATGGCTCCTGCTCCTGCTGGAATGGTTTCTCCTCATCCTCCCGGTGCAGCTCTACATGGTGGTAGGCGTGTCTCAGGCGCGCAGTGGGGATGA
- a CDS encoding microneme protein MIC9 (encoded by transcript BESB_006980), whose translation MRASSLSRLFRASSAFTFAFHLYLCVNLSRQGVVPASGLGHSVRADNGSLVQLRGESRAALTGGACEGNPCGYHGNCVPSRNGYTCACEGGYILSGGASPTCVNRDVCESQPCGSKEMVKECLPNGKYYACICNPGFEVVVSNGNPRCQRVAGKPSPCSTNPCGPTDKVEACLVTGEDTYGCSCKSGYEAVTVDGKERCDAIDYCAKDSCGPSKYVQSCTSVSGGYTCQCTKGAKLTGPETAPTCVAGDEDMTTWYIAGGVGGAVLVFVAVYMMQKKPSGNPNDPLYAHDFEGMY comes from the coding sequence ATGAGGGCTTCTTCACTGTCGCGGCTTTTTCGAGCTAGCTCAGCCTTCACTTTTGCCTTCCACCTTTATCTATGTGTGAACCTCAGTCGTCAGGGCGTAGTTCCCGCATCCGGCTTGGGACACTCTGTGCGCGCCGACAACGGATCTCTAGTCCAACTCAGAGGAGAGTCGAGGGCTGCGCTCACCGGTGGGGCATGCGAGGGAAACCCTTGTGGATACCACGGCAACTGTGTCCCATCAAGGAATGGATACACATGCGCGTGTGAAGGAGGGTACATCCTGAGCGGTGGCGCTTCGCCCACGTGCGTGAACAGAGACGTGTGTGAGTCCCAGCCATGTGGATCGAAGGAGATGGTCAAGGAGTGCCTGCCTAACGGAAAGTATTATGCGTGCATATGCAATCCGGGCTTTGAGGTGGTTGTAAGCAATGGAAACCCAAGGTGCCAGAGGGTGGCTGGCAAGCCGTCGCCGTGCAGCACCAACCCATGTGGCCCGACAGATAAAGTCGAGGCCTGTCTGGTGACGGGGGAGGACACATACGGGTGTTCGTGTAAATCCGGGTACGAGGCGGTCACTGTCGACGGGAAAGAGAGGTGCGATGCCATAGACTATTGTGCAAAGGATTCGTGTGGGCCATCAAAGTACGTACAGTCGTGCACATCAGTGTCTGGCGGCTACACGTGCCAATGCACAAAGGGGGCGAAGTTGACAGGGCCTGAAACGGCACCAACGTGCGttgccggcgacgaggatATGACGACGTGGTATATTGCGGGGGGAGTCGGGGGAGCTGTCCTCGTTTTTGTTGCGGTTTACATGATGCAGAAAAAGCCGTCCGGAAACCCAAACGACCCGCTTTATGCGCACGATTTTGAGGGGATGTATTGA